Proteins encoded in a region of the Candidatus Zixiibacteriota bacterium genome:
- a CDS encoding tetratricopeptide repeat protein, translating into MEALKQAIRIKPDDAESYGNLGVVYGGLGLYEEEIEALKQTIRIKPDNANAYYNLGVAYDNLGRYQEAIEALKQAIHIKPDDADAHHNLGLSYLLIGDRGSALDEYRILKDLDKDLANKLFNLIYK; encoded by the coding sequence ATAGAAGCCTTGAAGCAGGCAATCCGCATTAAGCCTGATGATGCCGAGTCATACGGCAATCTTGGCGTGGTTTACGGTGGGCTGGGCCTTTATGAGGAAGAGATAGAAGCCTTGAAGCAGACAATTCGCATTAAGCCTGATAATGCCAATGCATACTACAATCTTGGTGTGGCTTACGACAATCTGGGGCGTTATCAGGAAGCCATAGAAGCCTTGAAGCAGGCAATCCACATTAAGCCTGATGATGCCGATGCACACCACAATCTTGGTCTGTCGTATTTGTTAATTGGAGATCGAGGTTCAGCTTTGGACGAATACAGGATTCTAAAAGACCTGGACAAGGATTTAGCAAACAAGTTGTTTAATCTGATTTACAAATAG
- the rsmA gene encoding 16S rRNA (adenine(1518)-N(6)/adenine(1519)-N(6))-dimethyltransferase RsmA, whose amino-acid sequence MKFSSLPRQKDSRIFPRKRFSQNFLVNLKAAKRIVDYLELKPDEKVLEIGPGKGALTHFLLEKAKRVYGVELDRNLCLYLKEKFKDKENFEIINQDILKFDIKKIAQKEGRLKVIGNIPYQITSPILEYLIRNRELIDLAILTVQKEVAKRICAKPGTPDWSPLSIGIQLFSNPEILFTLKPNSFFPPPKVDSAVIKIRFLLRPKVEVEFPFFTDLVKAVFSQRRKTLLNSLSKSLDLNKDELQTILKDAEIDSQKRGETLNLKELGKLAKIISAIK is encoded by the coding sequence ATGAAATTCTCTTCTTTACCCAGACAAAAGGACTCCAGAATCTTTCCCAGAAAAAGATTCAGCCAGAATTTTCTGGTCAATCTCAAAGCCGCAAAAAGAATTGTTGATTACTTAGAGTTAAAACCAGATGAGAAAGTCCTGGAGATTGGACCCGGTAAAGGCGCATTGACCCACTTTCTCTTAGAAAAGGCTAAGAGAGTTTATGGAGTGGAGCTGGATAGGAACCTCTGCTTATATCTGAAAGAAAAATTCAAAGACAAAGAAAACTTTGAAATTATAAATCAAGATATTTTAAAATTTGACATTAAGAAGATTGCACAAAAAGAAGGAAGATTAAAGGTAATCGGGAATATCCCTTATCAGATAACAAGTCCGATTCTGGAGTATCTTATTCGAAACCGGGAACTTATTGATTTAGCCATTTTGACCGTGCAGAAGGAGGTGGCAAAACGTATCTGTGCCAAACCAGGCACGCCTGACTGGTCCCCGCTTTCCATCGGGATTCAGCTTTTCTCCAATCCGGAAATTCTGTTTACCCTGAAACCGAATTCCTTTTTTCCCCCTCCGAAAGTTGACTCGGCGGTCATAAAAATCAGGTTCCTTTTAAGACCAAAAGTGGAGGTGGAGTTTCCCTTCTTCACCGATCTGGTAAAAGCAGTTTTCTCCCAGAGAAGGAAAACCCTTTTGAATAGCTTGAGTAAAAGTTTGGACTTGAATAAAGACGAGCTTCAGACTATCTTAAAGGATGCAGAAATAGATTCCCAAAAGAGGGGTGAGACTCTAAACTTGAAAGAGTTGGGGAAGTTAGCTAAGATAATTTCAGCAATTAAATGA
- a CDS encoding tetratricopeptide repeat-containing serine protease family protein: protein MKIRPIFLVPWLVYIFFIVGFSPAWSQENLPTLIKKVQQSVVVIITYNEKGEILGQGTGFFISTEGDVITNIHVLGGAHRADVKTAEGIIYPVKNILAEDREADLIRVSVDISHKDVHPLPVGASMPEVGEQVVVIGNPLGLEQTASDGIVSAVREIPNFGKIIQITAPVSLGSSGSPVLNIKGEVIGVATFQIIEGQNLNFVIPGDRVTKLKPEKGVALTEWKEKRIEEWLTSPEVLYYTGLRFLLSGEYKEALPYLEKAVEKDPNYVNAYSYIGYCNLSFGRYQEAIEACKQAIRIKPDDFDSHYNLGMAFYALGRYQEAIEAFKEAIRIKPDDAEPYGNLGVAYVNLGRYQEAIEALKQVIRIKPDDALAHYDLGVAYVNLGRYQEAIEAYRQAIRIKPAFCRGIRQSWSRLW from the coding sequence ATGAAAATTCGTCCTATTTTTTTAGTGCCCTGGCTTGTATATATTTTTTTTATTGTTGGGTTTTCACCAGCATGGTCGCAGGAAAATCTGCCTACGCTCATAAAGAAGGTTCAGCAATCGGTTGTTGTCATCATAACTTATAACGAGAAAGGGGAAATTCTCGGGCAGGGAACCGGCTTCTTCATAAGCACAGAAGGGGATGTTATCACCAATATTCATGTGCTGGGAGGTGCTCATCGTGCTGATGTTAAGACAGCAGAGGGGATAATTTATCCAGTAAAGAATATTTTAGCAGAGGACAGAGAGGCAGATCTCATCCGGGTTTCTGTTGATATTTCTCATAAGGATGTGCATCCTCTGCCAGTAGGTGCTTCTATGCCTGAGGTTGGTGAACAAGTTGTCGTAATCGGCAACCCCTTGGGGCTTGAACAAACAGCCTCAGACGGAATTGTTTCGGCTGTTCGGGAGATTCCCAATTTCGGGAAAATTATTCAAATAACCGCACCTGTTTCCCTTGGCTCAAGCGGCAGCCCTGTGCTGAACATAAAAGGAGAGGTCATTGGAGTGGCGACTTTTCAAATCATTGAAGGACAGAACCTGAATTTTGTTATCCCTGGTGACAGAGTAACGAAACTCAAACCCGAAAAGGGTGTGGCTCTTACCGAATGGAAAGAAAAAAGAATAGAAGAATGGCTAACCTCTCCAGAAGTACTTTATTATACGGGACTTCGTTTTCTTTTATCTGGGGAGTATAAAGAAGCCTTACCTTATCTTGAAAAAGCGGTTGAGAAAGACCCCAATTACGTTAATGCCTATTCCTACATCGGGTATTGCAATCTCAGTTTCGGGCGTTATCAGGAAGCCATAGAAGCTTGCAAGCAGGCGATTCGCATTAAGCCTGATGATTTCGATTCACACTACAACCTTGGTATGGCTTTTTATGCACTGGGGCGTTATCAGGAAGCCATAGAAGCTTTCAAGGAGGCAATCCGCATTAAGCCTGATGATGCCGAGCCATACGGCAATCTTGGTGTGGCTTATGTTAATCTGGGGCGTTATCAGGAAGCCATAGAAGCCTTGAAGCAGGTAATCCGCATTAAGCCTGATGATGCTCTGGCACACTACGACCTTGGTGTGGCTTATGTTAATCTGGGGCGTTATCAGGAAGCCATAGAAGCCTACAGGCAGGCAATTCGCATCAAGCCTGCTTTTTGCCGAGGCATACGCCAATCTTGGTCTCGCTTATGGTAA
- a CDS encoding pyridoxine 5'-phosphate synthase translates to MPKLSINIDHVATLREARKSSEPDPIAAAIASEFAGADGITIHLRGDRRHIKDRDLKILREVVKTSLNLEMAATQEMLEKALEIKPDMVTLVPEREGEITTEGGLNVVDNYEKLSQIIPKLQVNEILLSLFVNPEIESIKAAAKLKTDFVEINTAKYSEAKNLGEKIEELEKIERMVDLAYRLSLGINAGHGLNYKNIVEIARIKHIDEFSIGHSIVARAVIVGFERAVREMLELVKKNS, encoded by the coding sequence ATGCCTAAATTAAGCATTAATATCGATCACGTGGCTACTTTAAGGGAGGCAAGAAAATCTTCAGAGCCGGACCCGATTGCCGCAGCCATAGCTTCCGAATTCGCGGGTGCAGATGGGATAACGATTCACCTGAGAGGGGATCGCCGGCATATCAAAGACAGAGATTTGAAGATTCTCAGAGAGGTAGTAAAAACGAGTTTGAACTTAGAGATGGCGGCAACTCAGGAGATGTTAGAAAAGGCTTTGGAGATAAAGCCGGATATGGTGACCTTAGTGCCTGAAAGGGAAGGAGAGATAACCACAGAAGGCGGACTGAACGTAGTGGATAACTACGAAAAGCTGTCCCAGATTATTCCCAAACTACAGGTAAACGAGATCCTGCTCAGCCTTTTTGTTAATCCGGAGATAGAATCGATAAAAGCCGCGGCTAAACTTAAAACCGATTTTGTGGAGATAAATACGGCAAAATATTCTGAGGCGAAAAACTTAGGCGAAAAGATTGAGGAACTGGAAAAAATCGAGAGGATGGTGGACTTGGCTTATAGGCTGAGTTTAGGTATAAATGCCGGACATGGGCTGAATTATAAAAACATCGTGGAGATAGCCAGGATAAAACATATAGACGAGTTCTCCATCGGGCATTCGATAGTAGCCAGAGCAGTGATAGTTGGTTTTGAAAGAGCAGTAAGGGAGATGCTGGAGCTGGTGAAAAAGAATTCATGA
- a CDS encoding insulinase family protein — protein MLKRIFVFGTVLVIFFTQGIFAQGFEENKAQVFTLSNGMKVILKEKHANPVISSMIYVNAGSKYETDYNNGATHLLEHLLFDGTKRRTREQISEEMKSKGSSFFNAFTRKELTCYLVIMPKEFIEDGLDVQSDMLFNSIFPDSELAKERNIVIEEIKKDEDNVDYQVEKFFDVQAYPGTPYARPVLGYENIIATIPKEDIIQYYQTYYKPNNMAILLIGDFETDKMLKLVEKYFGNIPVRPLPPLEKITYTPPEDKVIKYKEVDTKNCYLNLSFKAPHLSDADYFAFDLLTRILSSGETSPLYQALTQGKEPLIIDLSASVETQKEFSTLNISILTDSPQKIEKILAITTRTLKNLTNKRLDPVTVKNTIVSTKADLYYQEEKLYIYGMTIAPILVNCGYDFLESYIPNLETVTPDKIQKVSQKYFSEPKYVATAIVPKVEKKESTASSSQSKYMKEILPNGLEIIIRSNPDSKVFALNILGKNRTASEPEGRTGVVNFINSMLAKGTTKKTAEKISQDIASIGGQLKLVDDPNIPYDDIYTSRLYSFIRFETLDEFADQGVELLSDLVKNSKFPQDEVEKIRAEILSIIKRENESTSKTCSNLFYAELFKDHPYGKTVLGDENTISSITQTDLIDFHKKFYSPKNMILTVVTSLPPENILSVIKTNFGDIPPTDFSPPSIPQPKTITSPAEVTKEMKKEQVYIYLGNLLPGIDNPEAPALEVANSILSSRLGLNLREKKGLAYSVGSSVNFDKDFGWFIASIGTRPKNYKEAFDGILNEMNQLKENPVDDNELETAKNSLWGNLLFYRLSRINQAYYMGVNEFLGAGYDYDEKHLEKIRAVTKEQVKEVVQKYLDTKNYVLAVVGKKD, from the coding sequence ATGTTAAAAAGAATTTTTGTCTTTGGAACTGTCCTGGTAATATTTTTTACTCAGGGGATATTTGCTCAAGGTTTTGAGGAGAATAAAGCCCAGGTCTTCACCTTGTCCAACGGAATGAAGGTAATCCTTAAGGAAAAGCACGCCAATCCTGTTATTTCTTCGATGATCTATGTTAATGCTGGCAGTAAATATGAGACCGATTATAACAATGGAGCAACTCATCTTCTGGAGCATCTTCTTTTTGATGGGACAAAACGCAGAACCAGGGAGCAGATATCCGAAGAGATGAAAAGCAAAGGCTCTTCTTTTTTCAACGCTTTTACGAGAAAAGAGCTGACCTGCTATCTGGTGATAATGCCCAAGGAGTTCATCGAGGATGGGCTTGATGTCCAATCAGATATGCTTTTCAACTCTATCTTCCCGGACTCGGAGCTTGCCAAAGAAAGAAATATAGTGATCGAGGAGATAAAAAAGGATGAGGACAACGTTGACTATCAGGTGGAAAAGTTTTTTGATGTGCAAGCTTACCCAGGCACTCCATATGCCCGTCCGGTATTAGGGTATGAAAATATAATAGCCACCATACCAAAAGAGGACATCATCCAGTATTATCAGACCTATTATAAACCGAATAATATGGCGATTTTGTTGATAGGAGATTTTGAGACTGACAAAATGCTCAAGTTGGTCGAAAAGTATTTCGGCAACATCCCGGTCAGACCCCTTCCTCCTCTGGAAAAAATCACCTACACTCCGCCTGAAGACAAGGTTATCAAATACAAAGAAGTCGATACAAAAAACTGTTATCTCAATCTTTCTTTTAAAGCCCCTCATCTTTCCGATGCGGATTATTTTGCCTTTGACCTTTTGACCAGAATCTTAAGCTCAGGCGAGACCTCTCCTCTTTACCAGGCTTTGACTCAGGGAAAAGAGCCCCTGATAATCGACCTGTCTGCCTCAGTGGAGACCCAGAAAGAGTTTTCGACTCTGAATATCTCCATCCTGACCGACTCGCCTCAGAAGATAGAGAAGATACTTGCCATCACGACCCGGACCCTTAAGAATCTGACCAACAAAAGGCTTGACCCTGTGACAGTCAAGAATACCATCGTCTCTACCAAAGCGGATTTATATTATCAGGAGGAAAAGCTCTACATTTATGGAATGACCATAGCTCCGATTCTAGTCAACTGCGGATACGATTTTTTAGAATCTTATATTCCGAATCTGGAAACAGTCACTCCTGATAAGATACAGAAGGTATCACAAAAATACTTCTCCGAGCCAAAATATGTAGCCACAGCAATTGTGCCAAAAGTTGAGAAAAAAGAGTCAACTGCTTCTTCCTCTCAATCTAAATATATGAAAGAGATTCTGCCCAATGGCTTGGAGATTATAATCCGCTCTAACCCGGATTCAAAAGTCTTTGCCCTGAATATATTGGGCAAAAACCGCACCGCCTCAGAACCAGAGGGAAGAACTGGGGTAGTCAACTTCATAAATTCGATGTTAGCCAAAGGAACTACTAAAAAAACCGCAGAGAAGATAAGCCAGGACATTGCCTCAATCGGGGGACAGTTGAAATTAGTGGATGACCCGAATATTCCTTATGATGATATTTATACCTCCCGCCTATATTCTTTTATCCGCTTCGAAACCTTAGATGAATTCGCAGACCAAGGAGTTGAGCTTTTATCTGACCTGGTGAAAAACTCTAAATTTCCTCAGGATGAAGTGGAGAAAATCAGAGCCGAGATCTTGAGCATAATCAAACGGGAAAACGAATCAACCTCCAAAACCTGCAGTAATCTTTTTTATGCGGAGCTTTTCAAGGATCATCCTTATGGGAAGACCGTGCTCGGAGATGAGAACACTATTAGCTCTATAACCCAGACAGACTTGATCGATTTTCATAAAAAATTCTACTCTCCCAAAAATATGATATTGACTGTAGTAACCAGCCTTCCTCCAGAAAATATTCTATCTGTAATAAAAACCAACTTTGGAGATATTCCTCCAACCGATTTCAGCCCCCCATCCATCCCTCAACCTAAAACCATAACGTCACCTGCTGAAGTCACGAAAGAGATGAAGAAAGAACAAGTCTACATATACTTAGGAAATCTCCTGCCGGGAATAGATAATCCAGAGGCTCCAGCCTTAGAGGTGGCAAACTCAATCCTTTCCAGCAGGCTTGGATTGAACCTAAGAGAGAAAAAGGGATTAGCCTATTCAGTTGGCTCCTCGGTCAATTTTGATAAAGATTTTGGGTGGTTTATAGCCTCAATTGGTACCAGACCCAAGAATTATAAAGAAGCTTTTGACGGGATTCTAAATGAGATGAACCAGCTAAAGGAAAATCCGGTGGACGATAACGAATTAGAAACTGCCAAGAACTCCCTATGGGGAAACCTTCTTTTCTACAGACTCTCCCGGATAAATCAGGCTTACTATATGGGGGTAAATGAGTTTTTAGGCGCAGGTTATGATTATGATGAAAAGCATCTGGAGAAAATAAGAGCAGTAACCAAAGAGCAGGTCAAGGAGGTTGTACAAAAATATCTGGATACTAAAAATTATGTCTTAGCAGTTGTGGGCAAAAAAGACTGA
- a CDS encoding DUF5677 domain-containing protein: MMDGKYLQGIRTLESLCKTASKLSIATSGREVSTWREAYGSHIFGKICLTGIAILKLLPQSVFYFAPKGLEVWDISSVCILTRSLIDTYNVFHYLIIQKVENEELEFRFVLWNLHSETERLKMLELSKSKSEKLEKIKQYVESLKEKLGDNKFYQKLDLKEQKKCCTGEKGIYLKNTDISRNAGINPDYYKSTYKYLSQYVHTYPFSISQIIPFKADDTESQKLFKPIIGYCTGYLCVSTRDFVNIFPDQSGNIPSEIIKTIEDWEYIMRNIFSDPTGAAPTSNV; this comes from the coding sequence ATGATGGATGGCAAATACTTACAAGGTATAAGAACACTTGAGTCTTTATGCAAAACAGCTAGTAAGCTTTCGATAGCCACGAGTGGAAGAGAAGTTTCTACTTGGCGAGAGGCATATGGTTCACATATTTTTGGGAAAATCTGTCTAACTGGAATTGCTATTCTCAAACTCTTACCACAAAGTGTATTTTATTTTGCACCTAAAGGACTCGAAGTCTGGGATATTTCTTCAGTTTGCATTCTCACACGTTCCCTCATTGATACTTACAATGTATTTCACTATTTAATTATACAAAAGGTAGAGAATGAGGAATTAGAGTTTCGTTTTGTGCTTTGGAATTTACATTCAGAGACCGAGCGGTTGAAAATGTTAGAGTTGAGTAAGTCGAAAAGCGAAAAACTTGAGAAAATCAAACAATATGTAGAAAGTTTAAAAGAAAAATTGGGGGATAATAAATTCTATCAAAAGTTAGATTTAAAGGAACAAAAGAAATGTTGTACCGGTGAGAAAGGCATTTACTTAAAAAATACAGATATTTCTAGAAATGCGGGAATAAATCCTGATTATTATAAGTCAACTTATAAATATCTTTCACAATATGTCCATACATATCCCTTTTCGATTTCACAAATAATTCCATTTAAAGCTGACGACACCGAATCTCAAAAACTGTTTAAGCCTATTATTGGGTACTGCACTGGTTATCTTTGTGTTTCAACAAGAGATTTCGTAAACATATTTCCAGATCAATCAGGGAATATACCCTCTGAAATTATTAAGACAATCGAAGATTGGGAATATATAATGAGGAATATTTTTTCTGATCCGACCGGGGCTGCTCCCACGAGTAATGTATAA